ATCGCCCGGGGCCCCGCCAAGGGTGGTGTGCGCTTTCACCCGGACGTGACGTTGGACGAGGTGAAGGCCCTCGCGTTCTGGATGACCTTCAAGTGCGCGACCATCGGCATTCCGATGGGCGGCGGCAAGGGCGGTGTGATCGTGGATCCCACCGAGCTGTCCGTCGGCGAGCTCGAGCGCCTGTCGCGGCGCTACTTCGCCGAGATGATCGAGATGTTCGGGCCGGACCGCGACGTCCCGGCGCCCGACGTGAACACCAACCCGCAGGTGATGGCGTGGTTCATGGACACCTATTCCATGCACTACGGCGGGGACTACTTGCCGGCCGTGGTCACCGGGAAGCCGCTGGAAATCGGCGGTTCGCTCGGTCGTGCATCCGCCACGGCCCAGGGCATGGTGTTCTGCGTGAAGCGCGCAGCGACGCACCTTTCCCTGGAGCTTCAGGGAGCCACCGTTGCCATTCAGGGCTTCGGCAACGCCGGTTCCTACGCCGCGAAGCTGCTTCATGAGCAGGGATGTCGGATCGTCGCGATCTCCGACGTGGCCGGCGCCTTCGTCGACCTGGAAGGCATCGATCCCAACGTCGCGATCGAGCACGTGGCGCGTCACAAGAATCTGGCGGGGTTCGACAAGAAACGCGGCATCGAAAAGCTCGATAACCCCATGAAGCTCCTCGAGCTCCCCGTGGACATCTTGATCCCCGCCGCTCTCGAGAACCAGATCACCAAGAAGAACGCCGCGCGGGTGAAGGCCAAGGTCGTCGCCGAGTGCGCCAATGGGCCGTGCACGCCGGATGCGGACGACATTCTCGCCAAGAAGAACGTGTTCGTGATCCCCGACATTCTGTGCAACGCCGGTGGCGTCGGCGTCTCCTATCTGGAGTGGGTGCAAAACCGGATGGGGTACTACTGGCGCGAGGAACGCGTGAGCGAAGACCTCGAGCACATGATGCACACTGCCTTCGACAGCGTGCTCGAGACCTCGAAGGAACACGACGTCCCCATGCGCACTGCGGCGTTCATCGTCTCGATTCAGAAGGTGCTGAAGGCGTCGGAGCTTCGCGGGCTGTACGCCTGACGTGCCGTAGCGGCGGTGGTCCGCATCCGCGACCGGCCCCGCATCCGGCCCTGTGTCTGGCCTTCCCGGCGGCGGGTTTGCGTGGGGGTGGGGGGAGGGACGTAGACTTCGGCCATCATGAGCAGCGAGAACGATATCCGTCGGGTGGGGTTGGTGTTTGCCGGAGGGCCGGCGCCGGGGGCGAACTCCGTGATTCAAGCGACGACCATGGCCTTTCGCCGTCATGGGCGCGAGGTGCTCGGGTTCCAGAACGGCTACTCCGCGCTCATCGACTACGACGCCGAGCGGCGGCCGCTGGTGTATGGCGACGATTACTTCAAGTTCGAGGACCATCACCTGCGTGGGCTTCGGAACAGCCGCGGCATCATCATCGGCACGGCGCGGGCCAATCCTGGCAAGGCGGTGCACTCGGCGGCGGACCTGGAGAACCCTGAGAAGACGGCGCCCCTCGATCGCGTGGTGCGCGGGCTACTGTCCTTGGACGTGGACGCGCTGGTGAGCATCGGCGGGGACGACACGCTGAAGACCGCGAACTTCCTGTTCGAGTACCAGAAGCGCCTGCCCCCCGAGGCGAAGCGGGTGCGCGTCGTGCACGTGCCGAAGACGATCGACAACGATTACCGCGGGATCGACTTCACCTTCGGCTTCTTCACGGCCGTGGACACCATGGCCAAGGAGCTCCTGAATCTGCGAGCGGACGCCTTGGCCACCAAGAGCTACTACGTGGTGG
This region of Polyangiaceae bacterium genomic DNA includes:
- a CDS encoding Glu/Leu/Phe/Val dehydrogenase — encoded protein: MRQPASAFDNALVQFSRAAEIIDLTPDQVAVIREPRRIVEVKLPVRMDDGSIRVFKGYRVQHNIARGPAKGGVRFHPDVTLDEVKALAFWMTFKCATIGIPMGGGKGGVIVDPTELSVGELERLSRRYFAEMIEMFGPDRDVPAPDVNTNPQVMAWFMDTYSMHYGGDYLPAVVTGKPLEIGGSLGRASATAQGMVFCVKRAATHLSLELQGATVAIQGFGNAGSYAAKLLHEQGCRIVAISDVAGAFVDLEGIDPNVAIEHVARHKNLAGFDKKRGIEKLDNPMKLLELPVDILIPAALENQITKKNAARVKAKVVAECANGPCTPDADDILAKKNVFVIPDILCNAGGVGVSYLEWVQNRMGYYWREERVSEDLEHMMHTAFDSVLETSKEHDVPMRTAAFIVSIQKVLKASELRGLYA